In Oryza sativa Japonica Group chromosome 11, ASM3414082v1, the following are encoded in one genomic region:
- the LOC4350523 gene encoding uncharacterized protein isoform X2 — protein MVLGQLALWSKIANEASCGSPRWIGKSLSCVCIKRKGAYERICMNLTPVQEERLQRLRHRMKVYFDPSRRDHQEALKALWHATYPDQELQGLISEQWKDMGWQGRDPSTDFRGAGFISLENLLFFAKTFSASFQRLLKKQCGNRATWEYPFAVAGVNITFMIMQMLDLQSTKPRTFVRAVFIQMLSEDEWAFDLLYCVAFVVMDKQWLDKNASYMDFNEILKSTRTQLERELLLDDVMRIEDMPSYSLLC, from the exons ATGGTGCTGGGGCAGCTTGCACTGTGGTCCAAGATTGCCA ATGAAGCATCCTGTGGGTCACCAAGATGGATAGGGAAGAGCCTCTCTTGCGTATGCATCAAGAGAAAAGGAGCCTATGAGAGAATATGCATGAACCTTACACCAGTGCAG GAAGAGAGGCTTCAGAGGCTGAGGCACCGTATGAAGGTTTATTTTGATCCTTCTAGACGAGATCATCAG GAAGCATTGAAAGCTCTTTGGCATGCAACATATCCTGACCAAGAACTACAAGGTTTGATTTCTGAACAGTGGAAGGACATGGGATGGCAAGGAAGAGACCCATCAACTGACTTCAG AGGCGCAGGATTCATATCTCTGGAGAATCTTCTATTCTTCGCGAAGACATTCTCT GCCTCATTTCAGAGGCTGCTAAAGAAACAATGTGGCAATCGAGCTACTTGGGAGTACCCATTTGCAGTTGCTGGTGTAAATATCACATTCATGATCATGCAGATGCTGGATCTCCAATCTA CTAAGCCAAGAACGTTTGTTCGAGCTGTTTTTATCCAAATGCTGTCAG AGGATGAGTGGGCATTTGATCTCCTCTACTGCGTCGCGTTCGTTGTTATGGACAAGCAGTGGCTCGACAAGAACGCCTCCTACATGGACTTCAAT GAGATACTGAAGTCGACACGGACACAGCTGGAGAGGGAGCTTCTGCTGGATGATGTGATGCGGATCGAAGACATGCCGTCATACAGCCTGCTCTGCTAG
- the LOC9268243 gene encoding pentatricopeptide repeat-containing protein At5g66520, with protein MAAAAAAAVGARGGIRRRPNLSLLADRCATPRALAAVHAAMLVSGRLADDAFAASRLLAAHAALSPPGAVLRLLASLPCAPNSFMLNITLRALASSPDPASALRFFSLLRRGSGGGGGSYSPGRHTFTFLLKASARLPLRASEQLHALAVRHGLERDAYVANGLVRAYSLAGLVPLARRVFDGLPERSAVVCTTMVSGYAQNGMHEDAMRSFEEMVGDGIEPHGAALASVLSSCARSGSRGLEMGRRVHELMESRRVTAPVVGAILGTALVDMYAKTGAMEEATAVFDRMPERQTATWNALITGLAHHGHGEVALATFHRMRRDGVPPNGATLVGVLSAYGCTGRLDEARRVFASMEKDFAVAPTIQHYGCMVDLLGRSGLLTEAEEMIRGMTTCDADTVIWGALLNACKNHGDIDVAERAVQEMLKLDPGNHGVYVVLSNMYAEAGRWQDVDRLRKVMKRARLSKIPGSSTVAGDDS; from the coding sequence atggccgccgccgccgccgccgccgtgggcgcccgcggcggcatCCGGCGCCGGCCGAACCTGTCCCTCCTGGCCGACCGCTGCGCGACcccgcgcgcgctcgccgccgtccacgcgGCCATGCTCGtctccggccgcctcgccgacgACGCCTTCGCGGCgtcccgcctcctcgccgcccacgccgcgctctcccctccGGGAGCCGtgctccgcctcctcgcctccctcccctgCGCCCCAAACTCCTTCATGCTCAACATCACGCTCCGCgccctcgcctcctcccccgacccggcctccgccctccgcttcttctccctcctccgccgcggcagcggcggcggcggcggctcgtacTCTCCCGGCAGGCACACCTTCACTTTCCTCCTCAAGGCATCcgcccgcctccccctccgcgcCTCCGAGCAGCTCCACGCGCTCGCCGTCAGGCACGGGCTGGAGCGCGACGCCTACGTCGCCAACGGCCTCGTCCGGGCGTACTCGCTCGCGGGCCTCGTCCCCCTCGCGCGCAGGGTGTTCGACGGATTGCCCGAGCGGAGCGCGGTGGTGTGCACCACCATGGTGTCCGGGTACGCGCAAAACGGGATGCACGAGGACGCCATGCGGTCGTTCGAGGAGATGGTCGGCGACGGGATCGAGCCCCACGGCGCAGCGCTGGCGTCCGTGCTGTCGTCGTGCGCGCGGTCGGGGTCGCGCGGGCTCGAGATGGGGCGGCGCGTGCACGAGCTCATGGAGTCGAGGCGGGTGACGGCGCCCGTGGTGGGGGCCATCCTCGGGACGGCGCTGGTCGACATGTACGCCAAGACCGGCGccatggaggaggcgacggcggtgtTTGACCGGATGCCCGAGCGGCAAACGGCGACGTGGAACGCCCTGATCACCGGGCTGGCGCACCACGGCCACGGCGAGGTCGCCCTTGCTACGTTCCACCGGATGAGGCGGGACGGCGTGCCGCCGAACGGTGCCACGCTCGTCGGCGTCCTGTCGGCCTACGGCTGCACGGGGCGTCTCGACGAGGCCCGCCGCGTGTTCGCGTCCATGGAGAAGGACTTCGCGGTGGCGCCGACCATCCAGCACTACGGCTGCATGGTCGACCTCCTCGGCCGGAGCGGCCTCCTCACGGAAGCCGAGGAGATGATCCGTGGCATGACGACCTGCGACGCCGACACGGTGATCTGGGGAGCCCTGCTGAACGCCTGCAAGAACCACGGCGACATCGACGTCGCCGAGAGGGCGGTGCAGGAGATGCTCAAGCTGGATCCCGGCAACCATGGCGTCTACGTGGTGCTCTCCAACATGTACGCCGAGGCCGGGAGGTGGCAGGACGTGGACAGgctgaggaaggtgatgaagcggGCGCGGCTTTCCAAGATCCCCGGCTCCAgcacggtggccggcgacgacagCTGA